Proteins from a genomic interval of Scomber scombrus chromosome 11, fScoSco1.1, whole genome shotgun sequence:
- the nmnat3 gene encoding nicotinamide/nicotinic acid mononucleotide adenylyltransferase 3: MAVHRVPLVLLACGSFNPITNQHMRLFELARDHMHSTGLYQVVGGIVSPVSDGYGKQGLVLAKHRIAMAKLALQTSDWVTVDEWESQQPDWTETVVTMRYHYGRILKEYEQSKGTHNHSNGNSTPLSSPAPQLKLLCGADFLDTFKIPGLWLDDHVEEVAGRFGLVCVSRGGLQPELAVHKSDTLSNHRQNIYLVREWVRNETSATEVRRALRRGLSVKYLIPDNVIDYIHQHNLYTEDSERRNKGMVLKPLAKQAQQPVKSLDD, encoded by the exons ATGGCCGTCCACCGGGTTCCACTAGTCTTGTTAGCCTGCGGCTCCTTTAATCCTATCACTAACCAGCACATGAGGCTGTTTGAGCTGGCCAGAGACCACATGCACAGCACAG GCCTTTACCAGGTGGTGGGTGGCATTGTGTCTCCAGTGAGTGACGGCTATGGAAAGCAAGGCCTGGTGCTGGCTAAGCACCGAATTGCTATGGCGAAGCTGGCGCTCCAGACCTCCGACTGGGTCACAGTTGACGAATGGGAGAGCCAGCAGCCAGACTGGACGGAGACAGTGGTCACCATGAG GTATCATTACGGCCGTATCTTAAAGGAATATGAGCAGAGCAAGGGAACGCACAACCACTCCAATGGAAACTCCACTCCTCTCTCAA GCCCCGCTCCACAACTGAAGCTCCTGTGCGGAGCCGATTTCCTCGACACCTTCAAAATCCCAGGCCTGTGGCTGGACGACCACGTGGAGGAGGTGGCCGGGCGTTTCGGCCTCGTCTGCGTCAGTCGAGGGGGGCTGCAGCCCGAGCTGGCTGTACACAAATCGGACACGCTTTCAAACCACAGACAAAACATTTACCTGGTGAGGGAATGGGTGAGGAATGAAACGAGCGCCACAGAGGTGCGGCGGGCTCTGAGACGGGGGCTGAGTGTCAAATACCTGATCCCAGACAATGTGATTGACTATATTCACCAGCACAACCTCTACACCGAGGACAGCGAAAGGAGAAATAAGGGCATGGTGCTAAAGCCACTCGCCAAACAGGCACAGCAGCCAGTGAAGAGTCTGgatgactga